From Armatimonadota bacterium, the proteins below share one genomic window:
- a CDS encoding branched-chain amino acid ABC transporter permease, which yields MELRERYEDDLALVRGGWGWAGVLAGLGALAVLPAVLPGYAVYTASLVAVHAVVALGLNLLVGYTGQISLGQAGFVAVGAYATVLLTVRAHLPWPLALAAGGAAAAAFGVLVGVPALRLSGPYLTVATLGFGIAVHQVLTNWEGLSGGRTGLFVPPLSLGPRQLTSTDLYYLSAGVAVLLTWMAYNLTRSHVGRAWMAIRDSDIAAEAMGVDLPIYKTLAFAVCALYAGIGGGLLALLLGYLEPQLFTLYDSIYYFSMIVVGGLGTIPGSALGAALLTVLPRQLAGLRAWLPVLYGGVIVLVMAVEPLGLYGRWLRIRRWWSTWPL from the coding sequence ATGGAGCTGCGGGAGCGCTACGAGGACGACCTGGCGCTGGTCCGGGGCGGCTGGGGCTGGGCCGGGGTGCTGGCGGGGCTTGGGGCGCTGGCCGTGCTGCCGGCCGTCCTGCCGGGATACGCGGTGTACACCGCGTCGCTGGTGGCCGTGCACGCCGTGGTGGCCCTGGGGCTGAACCTTCTGGTCGGGTACACCGGGCAGATCTCTCTCGGCCAGGCCGGCTTTGTGGCCGTGGGCGCCTACGCCACCGTCCTGCTGACCGTCCGGGCCCACCTGCCCTGGCCTCTGGCCCTGGCCGCGGGAGGGGCGGCGGCGGCCGCCTTCGGCGTCCTGGTCGGCGTCCCGGCCCTCCGCCTGTCGGGACCGTACCTGACCGTGGCCACCCTGGGGTTCGGCATCGCCGTCCACCAGGTCCTGACCAACTGGGAAGGGCTGTCCGGCGGGCGCACCGGCCTGTTCGTCCCTCCCCTGAGCCTGGGTCCCCGGCAGCTGACATCCACCGACCTCTACTACCTGTCGGCGGGCGTGGCCGTGCTGCTGACGTGGATGGCCTACAACCTCACCCGCTCCCACGTGGGCCGGGCGTGGATGGCCATCCGGGACAGCGACATCGCCGCCGAGGCCATGGGCGTCGACCTGCCGATCTACAAGACCCTGGCGTTCGCCGTGTGCGCGCTGTACGCCGGCATCGGGGGTGGCCTGCTGGCCCTGCTGCTGGGCTACCTGGAACCTCAACTGTTCACCCTGTACGACTCCATCTACTACTTCAGCATGATCGTGGTGGGCGGGCTGGGGACGATCCCGGGCAGCGCGCTGGGGGCGGCGCTGTTGACGGTGTTGCCTCGCCAGCTGGCCGGCCTGCGGGCCTGGCTGCCGGTGTTGTACGGCGGGGTGATCGTCCTGGTGATGGCGGTGGAGCCCCTGGGCCTGTACGGCCGGTGGCTGCGTATCCGCCGGTGGTGGTCCACGTGGCCGCTCTGA
- a CDS encoding ABC transporter ATP-binding protein: MLDVRGVGIAFGGVVALADVDLQVPAGSLISVIGPNGAGKTTLFNCICGQYRPDRGRIRFAGVDLVGRRPDRIARLGIARTFQNVELFARMTVLDNLLLGRHRHVRAGLLDAALATPAWRREEVRHRERVERVLDFLDLQAVRDRRVGDLPPGRQRLVELGRALASEPRLLLLDEPSAGMTADEKADLVFRIRDIRDEMGITVILVEHDLRLVMGISDWIAVLDHGVKIAEGRPADVQAHPEVIRAYLGTGAA; encoded by the coding sequence TTGCTGGACGTCCGGGGCGTGGGGATCGCCTTCGGCGGAGTGGTGGCCCTCGCCGACGTGGACCTGCAGGTGCCGGCCGGCAGCCTGATCTCGGTCATCGGGCCCAACGGGGCCGGCAAGACCACCCTGTTCAACTGCATCTGCGGCCAGTACCGGCCCGACCGCGGGCGTATCCGCTTTGCCGGGGTGGACCTGGTGGGCCGCCGGCCCGACCGGATCGCGCGGCTGGGCATCGCCCGCACCTTCCAGAACGTGGAGCTGTTTGCGCGGATGACGGTCCTGGACAACCTCCTGCTGGGCCGCCACCGCCACGTGCGGGCGGGGCTGCTGGACGCCGCGCTGGCGACCCCGGCCTGGCGGCGGGAGGAGGTCCGCCACCGGGAGCGGGTGGAACGGGTGCTGGACTTTCTGGACCTGCAGGCGGTGCGGGACCGCCGGGTGGGCGACCTGCCTCCGGGCCGCCAGCGCCTGGTGGAGCTGGGGCGGGCGCTGGCCAGCGAGCCCCGGCTGCTGCTGCTGGACGAACCGTCGGCGGGCATGACCGCCGACGAGAAGGCGGACCTGGTGTTCCGGATCCGCGACATCCGCGACGAGATGGGCATCACCGTCATCCTGGTGGAGCACGACCTGCGCCTGGTGATGGGCATCTCCGACTGGATCGCCGTCCTCGACCACGGCGTCAAGATCGCCGAGGGGCGCCCGGCGGACGTGCAGGCCCACCCCGAGGTGATCCGGGCGTACCTGGGCACGGGCGCGGCGTGA
- a CDS encoding thiamine pyrophosphate-dependent enzyme produces the protein MTDATTPSRVSQKISAKVWEENAVPRHRIQWCPGCGDFGVLAGLKMALTKLEVTPYEVLLIGGIGCSGQIRNYLNGNGFHGTHGGALAYALGAKMANPGLTVIALAGDGDTFAIGVENFVHVCRRDPAVVLIIMDNGVYGLTKGQHSPTHGRGMDIREWSEEAPPPFAPLRLALTAGATFVAQSFSGDPRHAAEIYAQALQHPGFAVVNDFSPCVTYNKFNTYDWYRERVEDVPASHDPSDFQAAWELLNDFDRRGRLPLGVVYRHPRPKKAHGRLPIWPEELQGADIRPLLQMMR, from the coding sequence ATGACCGACGCCACCACTCCGTCCCGGGTGTCCCAGAAGATCTCCGCCAAGGTGTGGGAGGAGAACGCGGTCCCGCGCCACCGGATCCAGTGGTGCCCGGGGTGCGGGGACTTCGGGGTCCTGGCGGGCCTGAAGATGGCGCTGACCAAGCTGGAGGTGACCCCGTACGAGGTCCTCCTGATCGGCGGCATCGGGTGCTCGGGCCAGATCCGCAACTACCTCAATGGCAACGGCTTCCACGGCACCCACGGCGGGGCCCTGGCCTACGCCCTGGGCGCCAAGATGGCCAACCCCGGCCTCACGGTCATCGCCCTGGCCGGCGACGGGGACACGTTCGCCATCGGGGTGGAGAACTTCGTGCACGTTTGCCGCCGGGATCCCGCCGTGGTCCTGATCATCATGGACAACGGGGTGTACGGGCTGACCAAGGGGCAGCACTCGCCCACCCACGGAAGGGGCATGGACATCCGGGAGTGGTCGGAGGAGGCGCCGCCGCCGTTCGCGCCCCTGCGGCTGGCCCTCACGGCCGGCGCCACCTTCGTGGCCCAGTCGTTCTCCGGGGACCCGCGCCACGCGGCGGAGATCTACGCCCAGGCGCTGCAGCACCCGGGCTTCGCGGTGGTCAACGACTTCTCGCCCTGCGTGACCTACAACAAGTTCAACACCTACGACTGGTACCGGGAGCGGGTGGAAGACGTTCCCGCCAGCCACGACCCCTCCGACTTCCAGGCCGCCTGGGAGCTGCTCAACGACTTCGACCGGCGGGGCCGGCTGCCGCTGGGGGTGGTGTACCGCCACCCGCGCCCCAAGAAGGCCCACGGCCGGCTGCCCATCTGGCCGGAAGAGCTG
- a CDS encoding 2-oxoacid:acceptor oxidoreductase subunit alpha, which translates to MTVNRLKILVGGVQLRDGVVTVTDILGRIFTRAGLHVLAMERGYASTIYGAHQFDPLVVSEEPPVSWGDPRLDILVALDYDSNPDAREQPNRDTILRHGRYLVDGGVLLYDSSTGEVPVEPLERRGIKVFPVPARTIARDELKLDVVKNMVAVGALFRVLEFDQDGTWLRQLVEERFARKGAQVVDLNLRAARRGREVVESILAARGWPGSGYRLQPRPSAEPRVLISGNEALSLGAIAAGCRFYAGYPITPASAILEFMEEHLPRFGGRALQGQNERESIRAAIGAALAGVRSMVGTSGPGLSLKVEEFGVAGMTEVPVVIVDTQRAGPSTGMPTKSEQGDLYLSIFGGHGEIPRIVLAPATQEECYTLMIEAHNLADKYQCPVFFLTDLNLSEGRKTVPEAVFTQHPVTIDRSTLVREADLRRDGAYRRFALTPTGISPRLVPGTVGGVLKASGSEHDERGFVSTDPAVRKAMMEKRARKMETFLREDARPPRVVGSVDGRPALVGWGSTLPVLLEAQQRLRQRGVEVAVVHFSYLWPFPAALAKPVLERASVLIAVEQNFTGQFADVIQACCLLPVRRVVKYNGLPLYPADVVGGVEHILHTGESHVRIGTEAPAPVKVSEGG; encoded by the coding sequence GTGACCGTCAACAGGCTGAAGATCCTGGTCGGCGGCGTGCAGCTGCGCGACGGGGTCGTGACCGTCACCGACATCCTGGGTCGCATCTTCACCCGGGCGGGGCTGCATGTCCTGGCCATGGAACGCGGATACGCGTCAACCATCTACGGAGCTCACCAGTTCGACCCCCTGGTGGTATCCGAGGAGCCGCCGGTCTCCTGGGGAGACCCCCGGCTGGACATCCTGGTGGCGCTGGACTACGACAGCAATCCCGACGCCCGGGAGCAGCCCAACCGGGACACCATCCTCCGCCACGGGCGATACCTGGTGGACGGCGGCGTGCTGCTGTACGACAGCAGCACCGGTGAGGTGCCGGTGGAGCCGCTGGAGCGCCGCGGCATCAAGGTGTTCCCGGTCCCGGCCCGCACCATCGCCCGAGACGAGCTCAAGCTGGACGTGGTCAAGAACATGGTGGCGGTGGGCGCCCTGTTCCGCGTGCTCGAGTTCGACCAGGACGGGACGTGGCTGCGCCAGCTGGTGGAGGAGCGGTTTGCCCGCAAAGGGGCGCAGGTGGTGGACCTCAACCTCCGGGCGGCCCGGCGCGGGCGGGAGGTGGTCGAGTCCATTCTGGCCGCCCGGGGCTGGCCGGGCTCGGGCTACCGCCTGCAGCCCCGCCCGTCCGCGGAGCCCCGGGTGCTGATCTCGGGCAACGAGGCCCTGTCCCTGGGGGCCATCGCCGCCGGGTGCCGCTTCTACGCCGGATATCCCATCACACCCGCGTCGGCCATCCTGGAGTTCATGGAGGAACACCTGCCCCGCTTCGGCGGGCGCGCCCTGCAGGGACAGAACGAGCGGGAGTCGATCCGGGCCGCCATCGGCGCGGCCCTGGCCGGCGTCCGCTCCATGGTGGGGACCTCGGGGCCGGGGCTGTCCCTGAAGGTGGAGGAGTTCGGGGTGGCCGGCATGACCGAGGTGCCCGTGGTGATCGTGGACACCCAGCGGGCGGGGCCGTCCACCGGCATGCCCACCAAGAGCGAGCAGGGCGACCTGTACCTGTCCATCTTCGGCGGCCACGGCGAGATCCCGCGCATCGTCCTGGCCCCGGCGACCCAGGAAGAGTGCTACACGCTCATGATCGAGGCCCACAACCTGGCCGACAAGTACCAGTGCCCGGTGTTCTTCCTCACCGACCTCAACCTCTCCGAGGGGCGCAAGACCGTGCCCGAGGCGGTCTTCACCCAGCACCCGGTCACCATCGACCGGTCCACCCTGGTGCGCGAGGCCGACCTGCGCCGGGACGGGGCCTACCGGCGGTTCGCCCTCACCCCCACCGGCATCTCCCCCCGGCTGGTCCCGGGGACGGTGGGCGGGGTGCTGAAGGCCAGCGGGTCCGAGCACGACGAGCGCGGATTTGTCAGCACCGACCCCGCCGTGCGCAAGGCCATGATGGAAAAGCGCGCCCGCAAGATGGAGACCTTCCTCCGGGAGGACGCCCGTCCGCCCCGGGTGGTGGGGTCGGTGGACGGCCGGCCGGCCCTGGTGGGGTGGGGCAGCACCCTGCCCGTGCTGCTGGAGGCCCAGCAGCGGCTGCGCCAGCGGGGGGTGGAGGTGGCGGTGGTGCACTTCAGCTACTTGTGGCCCTTCCCCGCGGCCCTGGCCAAGCCGGTGCTGGAGCGGGCGTCGGTCCTGATCGCGGTGGAGCAGAACTTCACCGGGCAGTTCGCCGACGTGATCCAGGCGTGCTGCCTGCTGCCGGTCCGGCGCGTCGTCAAGTACAACGGCCTGCCGCTGTACCCTGCCGACGTGGTGGGCGGGGTGGAGCACATCCTGCACACCGGCGAGAGCCACGTGCGCATCGGCACCGAGGCGCCGGCGCCCGTGAAGGTGTCCGAAGGAGGCTGA
- a CDS encoding ABC transporter substrate-binding protein, which produces MGRRALRAGVVLLAVLAVGAGPAVTQERGVTPTEVVIGTSQPLSGPAAFWGVPVTGGMEAYLRLVNDAGGIHGRRIRLVALDDSYLPPRAVANVRELVERHGVFAIVGLLGSANAFAVRDYLVQQGVIWINPLADATIWAGFRGTRYLFVTYVSYVDEGRLLTEYVAKSLGKKAFAVFYQNDLFGQKGLLGVKRGAAATGARVVATVPYELTDRDFSGHALRLRQSGADAVVIYANPTAGALVVREMAKIGYQPQLAATSALADPAMFALAGETWNNVILAAYFPLPGTDRKVDEVLANITRINPALARNPFNAVGGVSFIEPFLEGLRRAGPTLTRESFVAAMETIRNWDGEVVRGVTFGPGRRHGVTRIYIIRSEAGQYRRLTPDIEYPPGF; this is translated from the coding sequence ATGGGGAGGAGAGCGCTGAGGGCAGGGGTAGTGCTGCTGGCGGTTCTGGCCGTCGGCGCCGGGCCGGCGGTGACCCAGGAGCGGGGCGTCACCCCCACCGAGGTCGTCATCGGCACGTCGCAGCCGCTGTCGGGACCGGCGGCGTTCTGGGGCGTCCCCGTCACCGGAGGGATGGAGGCGTATCTGCGCCTGGTCAACGACGCCGGAGGCATCCACGGGCGCCGCATCCGGCTGGTGGCGCTGGATGACTCCTACCTGCCGCCCCGGGCCGTCGCCAACGTCCGGGAGCTGGTGGAGCGCCACGGGGTCTTCGCCATCGTGGGGCTGCTGGGATCGGCCAACGCCTTCGCCGTGCGGGACTACCTGGTCCAGCAGGGCGTCATCTGGATCAACCCGCTGGCCGACGCCACCATCTGGGCGGGATTCCGCGGCACGCGGTACCTGTTCGTCACCTACGTGAGCTACGTGGACGAGGGCCGTCTGCTGACTGAATACGTGGCCAAGAGCCTGGGCAAGAAGGCGTTCGCGGTCTTCTACCAGAACGACCTGTTCGGCCAGAAGGGATTGCTGGGCGTCAAGCGCGGGGCCGCCGCCACCGGCGCCCGGGTGGTGGCGACGGTCCCCTACGAGCTGACCGACCGGGACTTCAGCGGGCACGCGCTGCGGCTGCGCCAGTCGGGCGCCGACGCGGTGGTGATCTACGCCAACCCCACCGCTGGCGCCCTGGTGGTCCGGGAGATGGCCAAGATCGGCTACCAGCCCCAGCTGGCGGCCACCTCCGCCCTGGCCGACCCGGCCATGTTCGCCCTGGCCGGCGAGACGTGGAACAATGTCATCCTGGCCGCCTACTTCCCCCTGCCGGGCACCGACCGCAAGGTGGATGAGGTGCTGGCCAACATCACCCGGATCAACCCCGCCCTGGCCCGCAACCCGTTCAACGCCGTGGGGGGCGTCTCGTTCATCGAGCCCTTCCTGGAAGGGCTGCGCCGGGCCGGGCCGACCCTCACCCGGGAAAGTTTCGTGGCGGCCATGGAGACCATCCGCAACTGGGACGGCGAGGTGGTGCGGGGCGTGACCTTCGGTCCCGGCCGCCGCCACGGCGTGACCCGCATCTACATCATCCGGTCCGAAGCCGGTCAGTACCGGCGCCTGACGCCGGATATCGAATACCCGCCGGGCTTCTGA
- a CDS encoding branched-chain amino acid ABC transporter permease translates to MWTFLQYLTVGLAAGSLYALVALGIVLLYRTSRVLNFAHGDLATFATFIAFTLLSAGQPFGVAALTAGIAAAALGAGLYYGILRPARDTTLLGQVVITLGCALVLNGLATRLWGADTKVFPFPLSDTRVYRLGQVVVSQISAVSAAASLVLMGMLYLLVQRTRWGLAVRAVSQNLPAAQVLGIPARRLLAATWALSAVLGAAAGLLLAPALLLDPFLMLDPFLKGFAAAVLGGMDSPPGAVAGGLTLGVVEALFGGYVSVRFRTTLAFAIIVAVLVVRPQGLLGREFRRRA, encoded by the coding sequence ATGTGGACGTTTCTCCAGTACCTGACCGTGGGGCTGGCCGCCGGCAGCCTGTACGCCCTGGTGGCCCTGGGCATCGTGCTGCTGTACCGCACCTCCCGGGTGCTGAACTTCGCCCACGGCGATCTGGCCACGTTCGCCACCTTCATCGCCTTTACCCTGCTGTCTGCGGGCCAGCCGTTCGGCGTAGCCGCCCTGACTGCGGGGATCGCTGCCGCGGCCCTGGGAGCGGGCCTGTACTACGGGATCCTCCGGCCGGCGCGGGACACCACCTTGCTGGGCCAGGTGGTGATCACCCTCGGATGCGCCCTGGTCCTCAACGGGCTGGCCACGCGCCTGTGGGGCGCCGACACCAAGGTGTTCCCGTTTCCCCTCTCCGACACCCGGGTGTACCGCCTGGGTCAGGTGGTGGTCAGCCAGATCAGCGCCGTCAGCGCCGCCGCCAGCCTGGTCCTGATGGGGATGCTGTACCTGCTGGTGCAGCGCACCCGATGGGGGCTGGCCGTCCGGGCGGTCTCCCAGAACCTGCCCGCCGCCCAGGTCCTGGGCATTCCCGCCCGCCGGCTGCTGGCGGCCACCTGGGCGCTGTCGGCTGTCCTGGGAGCGGCGGCGGGGCTGCTGCTGGCACCGGCCCTGCTGCTGGACCCGTTCCTCATGCTCGATCCGTTCCTCAAGGGGTTTGCGGCGGCGGTCCTGGGCGGGATGGACAGCCCGCCGGGGGCGGTGGCGGGCGGTCTGACGCTGGGGGTGGTCGAGGCGCTCTTCGGCGGGTATGTGTCGGTGCGCTTTCGGACCACCCTGGCGTTTGCCATCATCGTGGCGGTCCTCGTCGTCCGCCCCCAGGGCCTCCTGGGGCGGGAGTTCCGCCGCCGGGCCTGA